One Saccharomyces kudriavzevii IFO 1802 strain IFO1802 genome assembly, chromosome: 4 genomic region harbors:
- the UBX3 gene encoding clathrin-mediated endocytosis regulator UBX3 (similar to Saccharomyces cerevisiae UBX3 (YDL091C); ancestral locus Anc_2.365) has protein sequence MDIFRQTFGNSNESFIRIPGAFREEPPADVNGTAENENDNTIETTQGSSGGSKSILHFLFQTPLIVLYYVLNFIIRSSRLLKPLIRFHGFYQRKHNRLLDHSSQLNRLLESLENESQAVTCSEANGNTEDGNNSENTSNNHNNEIQFNFGSLYNPENGMFSKGVMQNSYTELLDACSEQVKFGVIYLHDPLLDNHMDYVNKILCSEAFVNIIRKYQVLLWYGDVTTSEGLQVSNALKIRQYPLLGIISLKTEKKIELIARVEGSISNYMPLDLETIFSKNYSRLIQLRQQRQNIEMQRLIRQQQDSRYQDSLRRDQERESERSEQIQREQGAREQKRLEKQWLLWRKRQLKPEPSLGKDASKIAIRLEDGQRLVRKFDASLPAEEIYAFVELQLHGLLDIEEQALPVERPANYQHQYGFKLITPVPRRELDLSATISDVSGIYPSGNIVMERLNE, from the coding sequence ATGGATATATTTAGGCAGACTTTTGGAAATAGTAATGAATCCTTTATCCGAATTCCAGGAGCTTTTAGAGAAGAACCACCTGCGGATGTGAACGGGACagcagaaaatgaaaacgacAATACAATTGAAACGACACAGGGTAGCAGTGGGGGCTCCAAATCTATTCTtcactttttatttcaaaCCCCCTTAATAGTTCTTTATTACGTAttgaatttcatcatcCGGAGCTCACGCCTTCTTAAGCCGTTAATAAGATTCCACGGATTCTATCAGAGGAAGCATAATCGCTTACTTGACCATAGTTCTCAACTAAACCGTCTGTTGGAAAGTCTAGAAAACGAGTCCCAGGCCGTAACATGTTCTGAAGCTAACGGTAACACTGAAGATGGCAACAATAGCGAAAATACGAGCAATAATCATAACAATGAAATCCAATTCAACTTTGGCTCCTTGTACAATCCTGAAAATGGAATGTTTTCCAAAGGTGTTATGCAGAATAGTTACACTGAATTGCTGGATGCTTGCAGTGAACAGGTAAAATTTGGGGTCATTTACTTGCATGATCCGCTTTTAGATAATCATATGGATTACGTCAACAAAATTCTGTGCTCAGAAGCTTTTGTCAAtataataagaaaataccaAGTGTTACTTTGGTATGGCGATGTTACCACCTCAGAAGGGTTGCAAGTTTCCAACGCTTTGAAAATTAGACAATATCCTCTACTTGGAATAATTTCTCTTAAAacagagaagaaaatcgaaTTAATCGCAAGAGTTGAAGGCTCTATTTCTAACTATATGCCTTTAGACTTAGAGACCATTTTCTCCAAGAATTATTCTAGATTGATTCAGTTGCGCCAGCAAAGGCAGAATATCGAAATGCAGAGATTGATAAGACAACAACAGGATTCCAGATACCAGGACTCCTTGAGACGTGATCAAGAAAGGGAGTCAGAAAGATCAGAACAGATCCAAAGGGAGCAAGGGGCAcgagaacaaaaaagattaGAAAAGCAGTGGTTGCTGTGGAGAAAAAGACAGCTGAAACCTGAACCTTCATTAGGAAAAGATGCGAGCAAAATTGCCATTAGATTAGAAGATGGTCAGAGACTAGTGAGAAAGTTTGATGCCTCTTTACCAGCAGAGGAAATATATGCATTTGTTGAATTACAATTACACGGCTTATTAGATATTGAAGAGCAGGCTCTACCTGTCGAACGACCTGCTAATTACCAGCACCAATATGGCTTTAAATTGATCACACCAGTACCGAGAAGGGAGCTCGATTTATCTGCTACAATATCTGACGTCAGCGGTATATATCCATCGGGGAATATTGTCATGGAACGTCTTaatgaatga
- the SRP14 gene encoding RNA-binding signal recognition particle subunit SRP14 (similar to Saccharomyces cerevisiae SRP14 (YDL092W); ancestral locus Anc_2.364) — protein sequence MTNTGCLSPNDFLLKVPEFFKAANEKHITVRLTAKRLIDHDPVEGNIEFDTTNHPSYDVSRKASKVSVSSISEKEYPLLIRMSYGSHDKKAKCSTVVKANELDQFWQEYSSVFKGGMQNLIKKKKKKSKGSTSGKTTKKNKVAKKN from the coding sequence ATGACAAATACCGGCTGTTTATCCCCAAATGACTTTCTATTGAAAGTCccagaatttttcaaggctGCAAATGAGAAACATATAACTGTACGTTTAACAGCCAAAAGGCTCATAGACCACGATCCTGTGGAAGGAAATATTGAATTTGATACTACCAATCATCCTAGCTATGATGTGTCTAGAAAAGCCTCCAAAGTTTCGGTTAGCTCAATTTCTGAGAAGGAATACCCGTTACTAATCAGAATGTCTTACGGTTCGCATGATAAGAAAGCGAAATGCTCAACAGTGGTAAAAGCGAACGAATTAGACCAATTTTGGCAGGAATATTCCTCTGTTTTCAAGGGTGGTATGCAGAATCttatcaagaagaagaaaaagaagagtaaGGGTAGTACTAGTGGCaaaacaacaaagaaaaacaaagtagcaaagaaaaattga
- the PMT5 gene encoding putative dolichyl-phosphate-mannose-protein mannosyltransferase PMT5 (similar to Saccharomyces cerevisiae PMT5 (YDL093W)), whose product MDNEYSLKVDPVPNVTIKRGPLRSFLVTRPSENLSSLRTITSSKEKLLVAVLLIFTASVRLHNISLPSSVVFGENEVGTFVSQYVNNIFFTDVHPPLATMLYAGIASVLRFKGNLCYSNIGAEYPADVPYVAMRFFSATLGILSVLLLYLTLRVSGVKIAIGAICTVCFAIENSFVTLSRFTLIEGPFVFFIACAVYFFRRSELYSPNSFKANKSLIAASIAMGFAVSSKWAGLFTIAWAGIIVLWRVWFMIGDLSKPIGSSIKFMIFQITCLLGIPIIIYFVVFSIHIKTVSINGVSSSFFPAEFRKTLKYNNVLKETVAEVGVGSSVSLSHVGTAGGYLHSHLYNYPAGSMQQQVTLYPHIDQNNRWIIELAEHPNENVTSFQNLTDGTVIRLRHLRNGCRLHSHDHKPPVSQSADWQKEVSCYGYEDFEGDINDDWIIEIDEKRSAPGPARDHIRAIETKFRLKHYLTGCYLFSHPEKLPEWGFGQQEVTCAYFAREDLTPWYIEENDNEAPPPNPEKVSYKEMSFWQKFVAIHKFMLYLDDNMDTSHAYSSEPKTWPLMLRGIDFWNENGKEAYFLGNAVLWWSVTALICTFVIGIAVELLAWKLGANILKDRYIINFHYQVIQYMLGFAAHYFPYFFVGQKLFIYDYLPAYYFGILAFGHALDLVSTHIVKKKNRFGYAFAIIFMVACFYFFSEHSPLIYATEWTSNLCKRSKWLGSWDFSCNSLLLTDSHYELTTE is encoded by the coding sequence ATGGATAACGAGTATTCATTGAAGGTGGACCCTGTCCCCAATGTGACTATCAAGCGCGGCCCTTTAAGATCATTCCTCGTGACAAGGCCTTCCGAGAACTTGAGTTCATTGAGAACGATCACTTCATCCAAGGAGAAGCTTTTGGTCGCTGTCCTTCTAATATTCACTGCCTCTGTTAGACTGCACAATATCTCTCTGCCAAGTAGTGTAGTATTTGGTGAAAACGAAGTTGGTACTTTTGTATCTCAATATGTgaataatattttctttactgATGTTCATCCTCCTTTAGCTACAATGCTATATGCTGGTATAGCATCCGTTTTGAGattcaaaggaaatttGTGTTACTCAAATATTGGAGCTGAATACCCTGCAGATGTACCATACGTTGCAATGAGGTTCTTTTCTGCCACTTTGGGTATTCTTTCCGTTCTGCTATTATATTTAACGCTACGAGTTTCTGGTGTAAAGATTGCTATTGGCGCAATTTGCACTGTATGTTTTGCAATTGAGAACTCTTTTGTGACTTTGTCTCGTTTCACGTTAATAGAAGGAccttttgtcttttttattgcttGTGCTGTTTATTTCTTTAGGAGATCAGAACTTTATTCTCCAAATTCATTTAAAGCAAACAAATCGTTGATCGCTGCGAGTATTGCCATGGGATTCGCAGTCTCTTCAAAATGGGCTGGTCTCTTCACTATTGCCTGGGCTGGTATCATCGTTCTTTGGAGAGTATGGTTTATGATTGGTGATTTGTCAAAGCCTATTGGTTCTTCTATCAAATTTATGATATTCCAAATTACATGTTTACTAGGTATTCCTATTATCATATATTTTGTGGTTTTTAGCATACATATCAAGACAGTGAGCATAAATGGTGTTAGCAGTAGTTTCTTTCCTGCTGAGTTTAGAAAAACCTTAAAATACAATAATGTGCTCAAAGAGACTGTAGCCGAAGTGGGTGTAGGTTCTTCTGTTTCATTAAGTCATGTGGGAACAGCAGGCGGTTACTTGCACTCTCACCTTTACAATTACCCAGCTGGTTCCATGCAACAACAGGTTACCTTGTATCCCCATATTGACCAGAATAACAGGTGGATTATTGAGTTAGCTGAACATCCAAATGAAAACGTCACgagttttcaaaatctgaCAGATGGTACCGTAATAAGGCTGAGACATCTTAGAAACGGCTGTAGACTACACTCTCATGATCACAAGCCTCCGGTCTCCCAAAGTGCAGATTGGCAAAAGGAAGTGTCTTGTTACGGTTAcgaagattttgaaggtGATATAAACGATGATTGGATCATTGAAATCGATGAAAAAAGGTCAGCACCGGGGCCTGCTCGGGATCATATCAGGGCCATTGAAACGAAATTTAGGTTAAAACATTACCTCACTGGTTGCTATTTATTTTCACATCCTGAAAAACTACCAGAGTGGGGATTTGGACAGCAAGAAGTTACATGTGCATACTTTGCGAGGGAAGACTTAACTCCATGGTACATCGAAGAAAACGATAACGAGGCACCTCCACCAAATCCAGAGAAGGTCTCTTATAAAGAAATGAGCTTTTGGCAAAAGTTTGTTGCTATTCACAAATTCATGTTGTATCTAGACGATAATATGGATACTAGTCATGCCTACTCATCTGAACCAAAAACTTGGCCCTTGATGTTGCGTGGTATTGATTTTTGGAATGAGAACGGTAAAGAAGCGTACTTCCTAGGTAATGCGGTCTTGTGGTGGTCCGTCACTGCGTTGATCTGTACTTTCGTTATTGGAATAGCAGTTGAACTTCTCGCGTGGAAGCTAGGTGCAAATATCTTGAAGGACAGATATATTATAAACTTCCACTACCAGGTCATTCAATACATGCTAGGTTTTGCCGCCCATTATTTCCCCTACTTCTTTGTGGGACAAAAGTTATTTATCTATGACTATTTGCCAGCCTACTATTTCGGTATTCTAGCATTTGGCCACGCCTTAGACCTAGTTTCAACCCATattgttaaaaaaaaaaatagatttGGATATGCCTTCgccattatttttatggTCGCGTGTTTCTATTTCTTTAGTGAGCATTCCCCGTTGATTTATGCTACTGAATGGACAAGCAATTTATGCAAGAGATCGAAGTGGTTAGGAAGCTGGGACTTTAGTTGTAATTCATTGTTACTTACTGATAGCCACTATGAATTAACGACTGAATAA
- the NUR1 gene encoding Nur1p (similar to Saccharomyces cerevisiae NUR1 (YDL089W); ancestral locus Anc_2.368), translated as MDQNDVINEVYDDSDLSNEEDHSKLAWVKKWYQLITSPLDLQLVITEKLEMIDWDAHAESLAKPLGNFLIALFFLMRLLQDNLIKPNYFKLNVKSDAFDLSKSNKLKEFDYLLEISSNLQNGNQFDAFQSLYFVTLSFMDNLFRISIFMLLSLNLYLTWKFIFGYFKTYNLFHLKNEFNSASLTKHNLSDLNKEYYEDIYKQSLWSLLSHFFRGSRDNVPHIDQEEDEIFYQLKKWSPSKFITSLFVSFSPTAIIFLSFSEVSFTTAISLFLHQCLLDYIIIKRFRASLEDNLILSSAALQEYEDKHIIARTSQQGSMDSVSFSRGTDRSGPDTRTPRIFTTHSLHGEEIKEAYNYKKREFEVLSNKSEGVPEPRTTKMQDLKGMSQAFGSSTRPVGSQFPPQFSLKCEGKLSKNEPIRLSPNRYSQQDKAYLPNQDQNVSKSSSPLRQTPLSARQKSFEGSETSALNKDDIDAILRSPNKRNHYHKR; from the coding sequence ATGGATCAAAATGATGTGATTAATGAAGTATATGACGATTCGGATTTGAGCAACGAAGAAGATCACAGTAAACTGGCGTGGGTGAAGAAATGGTATCAGCTAATCACTTCTCCCTTAGATTTGCAGTTGGTAataactgaaaaattagaaatgATCGACTGGGATGCTCATGCCGAAAGTCTTGCTAAGCCATTAGGGAATTTTTTAATCGCactctttttcttaatgAGACTTTTGCAAGACAATTTGATAAAACCCAATTACTTCAAGTTAAACGTTAAGTCGGATGCTTTCGATCTCTCTAAATCTAACAAGTTAAAAGAGTTTGATTATTTACTGGAGATATCTTCGAATCTTCAAAACGGAAATCAATTTGATGCCTTTCAATCATTGTATTTTGTCACTCTAAGTTTTATGGATAATCTTTTCAGAATCTCTATTTTTATGTTGCTGTCGCTGAACTTATATCTGACCTGGAAGTTCATATTTGGGTACTTCAAAACTTACAATTTGTTCCACTTGAAGAATGAGTTCAATTCCGCAAGTTTGACTAAACATAACTTAAGTGATTTGAATAAGGAATATTATGAAGATATTTATAAGCAATCCTTGTGGTCTCTTCTAAGCCATTTTTTTAGAGGTTCTCGTGATAATGTACCTCATattgatcaagaagaagatgaaatattCTATCagttaaaaaaatggtcGCCTTCCAAGTTCATAACTAGTCTTTTCGTATCTTTCTCACCAACGgcaatcatttttttgagcTTTTCCGAAGTTTCTTTTACAACAGCAATTTCTCTATTTTTACACCAATGCCTTTTAGATTACATCATAATCAAAAGATTCCGAGCTAGCCTGGAAGACAATTTGATCTTATCAAGTGCAGCTTTGCAGGAATATGAAGATAAGCATATAATTGCACGAACAAGTCAACAGGGTAGCATGGATTCTGTATCATTTAGTAGAGGTACTGATCGATCTGGGCCGGACACTAGAACACCAAGAATATTCACTACTCATTCATTACATGGTGAAGAGATCAAAGAGGCATacaattacaaaaaaaggGAGTTTGAAGTATTGTCGAATAAGAGTGAAGGTGTCCCAGAACCTCGAACAACCAAAATGCAAGATTTGAAAGGTATGTCACAAGCTTTCGGCAGTTCCACACGTCCAGTTGGGTCTCAGTTTCCTCCTCAATTTTCTCTGAAATGTGAGGGTaaactttcaaagaatgaGCCTATTCGACTATCACCAAATCGCTATTCACAGCAGGATAAAGCCTACCTGCCAAATCAAGATCAGAATGTATCGAAATCATCGAGCCCCTTAAGACAAACACCTTTAAGTGCAAGACAAAAAAGCTTCGAAGGTTCAGAAACTAGTGCATTGAATAAAGATGATATTGATGCCATCCTTCGTTCCCCCAATAAGAGAAACCATTATCATAAAAGATAG
- the PMT1 gene encoding dolichyl-phosphate-mannose-protein mannosyltransferase PMT1 (similar to Saccharomyces cerevisiae PMT1 (YDL095W); ancestral locus Anc_2.362): protein MSEEKTYKRVEQNDPVPELDIKQGPVRSYIVTDPSAELASLRTMVTLKERLLVACLAVFTAVIRLRSLAWPDSVVFDEVHFGGFASQYIRGTYFMDVHPPLAKMLYAGVASLGGFQGDFDFENIGDSFPATTPYVLMRFFSASLGALTVILMYMTLRYSGVRMWVAFISAVCFAIENSYVTISRYILLDAPLMFFIAAAVYSFKKYEMFPANSLNAYKSLLATGIALGMASSSKWVGLFTVAWVGLLCIWRLWFMIGDLTKSSKSIFKVAFAKLAFLLGVPFALYLVFFYIHFQSLSLDGDGASFFSPEFRSTLKNNKIPQNVIADVGIGSVVSLRHLSTMGGYLHSHSHNYPAGSEQQQITLYPHMDANNNWLLELYNAPGESLTTFQNLTDGTKVRLFHTITQCRLHSHDHKPPVSESSDWQKEVSCYGYSGFDGDANDDWAIEIDKKNSAPGVAQERVIALDTKFRLRHAMTGCYLFSHEVKLPAWGFEQQEVTCASSGRHDLTLWYVEDNSNPLLPEDTERVSYKPASFISKFIESHKKMWHINKNLVDSHVYESQPTSWPFMLRGISYWGENNRSIYLLGNAIVWWAVTAFIGIFGLIVITELFSWQLGKPVLQDSKVVNFHVQVIHYLLGFVVHYAPSFLMQRQMFLHHYLPAYYFGILALGHALDIIVSYVFRSKRQRGYALLITFLAASMYFFKSYSPIIYGTPWTQELCQKSQWLSGWDYNCNSYFSSFEEYKNQTLTRRESLPAATSTVEETTIEGDAASYEKLMNEEGKKIFKDTDGNELDPEVAKKMLEEEGANILKVEKKAVLE, encoded by the coding sequence ATGTCGGAAGAGAAAACGTACAAGCGTGTGGAGCAGAACGATCCTGTGCCCGAACTGGACATCAAACAGGGCCCCGTAAGATCCTATATCGTTACCGACCCAAGTGCCGAATTGGCTTCATTGCGGACTATGGTCACTCTAAAGGAGAGGCTGTTGGTGGCCTGTCTGGCTGTCTTTACCGCGGTTATCAGATTGCGCAGCCTCGCCTGGCCAGACAGCGTGGTGTTTGATGAAGTGCATTTTGGAGGGTTTGCCTCGCAATACATTAGGGGCACTTACTTCATGGATGTGCATCCGCCCCTTGCTAAGATGCTGTATGCCGGCGTGGCATCGCTTGGTGGTTTTCAAggtgattttgattttgagaaCATTGGCGACAGCTTTCCGGCTACTACGCCATATGTCTTGATGAGATTTTTCTCAGCCTCTTTGGGGGCCCTTACTGTGATTTTGATGTACATGACTTTGCGTTACTCTGGTGTTCGTATGTGGGTTGCGTTCATCAGTGCTGTTTGCTTTGCCATTGAGAACTCGTACGTCACTATTTCTCGTTACATTCTATTGGACGCCCCACTGATGTTTTTTATTGCCGCTGCTGTATActctttcaagaaatacgAAATGTTCCCAGCCAACTCACTCAATGCCTACAAGTCTTTGCTGGCTACCGGTATTGCACTTGGTATGgcttcttcatccaaaTGGGTTGGTCTTTTCACAGTTGCGTGGGTGGGGCTCCTATGTATTTGGAGATTGTGGTTCATGATTGGAGACTTGACCAAGTCTTCCAAGTCCATCTTTAAAGTAGCATTCGCCAAATTGGCTTTTTTACTAGGTGTTCCCTTTGCTCTTTATctggttttcttttatattcatttcCAATCTTTATCCTTGGACGGCGATGGTGcaagtttcttttccccTGAATTCAGATCTACGTTAAAGAACAATAAGATTCCACAGAACGTCATCGCTGATGTCGGTATTGGTTCCGTTGTCAGTTTACGTCATCTCTCTACGATGGGCGGTTATTTGCATTCTCATTCACACAACTATCCAGCTGGTTCggaacaacaacaaatcACTTTATATCCTCACATGGATGCCAATAATAATTGGTTGTTGGAGCTCTACAACGCACCTGGCGAATCTTTAACAACTTTCCAAAACCTAACTGATGGTACAAAGGTCAGACTCTTCCATACAATTACTCAGTGTAGATTGCATTCTCATGACCATAAACCACCTGTTTCCGAAAGCAGTGACTGGCAAAAGGAAGTCTCTTGTTACGGCTACAGTGGATTCGACGGTGATGCTAATGATGATTGGGCTATTGAAATCGATAAGAAGAACTCTGCTCCTGGAGTTGCTCAAGAGCGAGTTATAGCTTTAGACACCAAATTCAGATTGAGGCATGCCATGACCGGttgttatttattttctcacGAAGTCAAATTACCAGCTTGGGGGTTCGAACAACAAGAGGTTACATGTGCCTCTTCTGGTAGACATGATTTAACGTTGTGGTACGTCGAAGATAACAGCAATCCATTGCTACCAGAAGACACTGAGCGTGTTTCTTACAAGCCAGCAAGTTTCATTTCCAAGTTCATTGAATCCCATAAAAAGATGTGGCATATCAATAAAAACTTGGTTGATTCTCATGTCTATGAGTCTCAACCAACTTCATGGCCATTCATGTTACGTGGTATTAGTTACTGGGGTGAAAATAACAGAAGCATTTATTTACTAGGTAATGCTATTGTGTGGTGGGCTGTCACCGCTTTCATCGGTATTTTTGGGTTGATCGTTATCACTGAGTTATTTTCATGGCAATTAGGTAAACCAGTCCTACAAGATTCCAAGGTTGTCAACTTCCACGTTCAAGTCATTCACTACTTATTAGGTTTTGTCGTCCATTACGCGCCATCATTCTTGATGCAACGTCAGATGTTTTTGCATCATTATCTACCTGCCTACTACTTCGGCATCCTTGCTCTAGGCCATGCCTTGGACATAATAGTCTCTTATGTTTTCCGTAGCAAGAGACAAAGGGGCTATGCGCTGTTGATTACCTTCCTTGCTGCTTCAatgtatttcttcaagagtTACAGCCCAATTATTTACGGAACCCCATGGACTCAGGAATTGTGTCAAAAATCGCAATGGTTATCTGGATGGGATTACAACTGTAACTCctacttttcttcttttgaagaatacaaAAACCAAACTTTGACTAGACGTGAATCTCTACCTGCTGCCACCAGTACGGTTGAAGAAACTACTATAGAAGGAGATGCTGCGTCATATGAAAAACTTATGAACGAAGAGGGCAAGAAAATCTTTAAAGACACAGACGGGAATGAATTAGATCCTGAAGTCGCTAAAAAGATGTTGGAAGAGGAAGGTGCCAACATTTTAAAagtagaaaagaaagcagtTTTGGAATAA
- the RAM1 gene encoding protein farnesyltransferase (similar to Saccharomyces cerevisiae RAM1 (YDL090C); ancestral locus Anc_2.366), translating into MQQRLRRSLTRAKFINTALLGRKRPVMEKVIHVADLDSDQTIQPLIKELETVTTEARHEVLQSVLDIYNDDENGDEPILMKDFHKMYLDVAFEISLPSQMTVLDASQPWMLYWVANSLKVMAKDWLTDDVKRKIVDKLFAISPLGGPFGGGLGQLSHLASTYAAINALSLCDNIDGCWDRIDRKKIYEWLLSLKEPNGGFKTCLEVGEVDTRGVYCALAIASLLNMLTDELSEGVLSYLKSCQNYEGGFGSCPHIDEAHGGYTFCATASLAILRSINQIDVERLLEWCSARQLQEERGFCGRSNKLVDGCYSFWVGGSAAILESLGYGQCFSKQALRDYILYCCQEKEQPGLRDKPRAHSDFYHTNYCLLGLAMTENSYTCASNDPPYKMKCDSNDQISSSGLTHVNPVYGLPMKNVKNFIDHFDSALPS; encoded by the coding sequence ATGCAGCAGAGGCTGAGAAGATCCTTAACTAGGGCTAAATTCATAAACACTGCATTGTTGGGAAGGAAAAGGCCAGTTATGGAAAAAGTTATCCATGTAGCAGATTTGGATTCAGATCAAACAATCCAGCCATTGATAAAAGAGCTAGAAACAGTTACTACGGAAGCACGGCATGAAGTGCTACAAAGTGTATTGGATATAtataatgatgacgaaaatgGTGACGAGCCTATCCTCATGAAGGATTTCCACAAGATGTATTTAGATGTTGCCTTTGAAATTTCGTTACCTTCACAAATGACCGTTTTAGATGCTTCTCAACCATGGATGTTATATTGGGTCGCTAACTCTTTGAAGGTAATGGCTAAAGACTGGCTCACAGATGAcgtcaaaagaaaaatcgtGGATAAGCTATTTGCTATTAGCCCTTTAGGAGGGCCCTTTGGTGGGGGGTTGGGCCAATTATCTCATTTGGCCAGCACATATGCTGCGATAAACGCTTTATCCCTTTGTGATAACATAGATGGCTGCTGGGACAGAATCgatcgaaaaaaaatttacgaATGGTTGCTATCGTTGAAGGAGCCTAATGGAGGTTTTAAGACTTGTTTGGAAGTTGGGGAAGTAGATACAAGAGGTGTATACTGTGCCTTAGCTATCGCATCGCTATTAAATATGCTTACGGATGAGCTTTCTGAAGGCGTATTGAGTTATTTAAAAAGTTGCCAAAACTACGAGGGCGGGTTTGGCAGTTGTCCTCACATAGATGAGGCACACGGAGGATACACCTTCTGTGCCACAGCAAGTCTAGCTATTCTGAGGTCTATAAATCAAATAGATGTAGAGAGACTGCTGGAATGGTGTAGTGCCCGTCAACTGCAAGAAGAGCGAGGATTTTGCGGAAGAAGTAACAAACTCGTTGACGGTTGCTACAGTTTCTGGGTAGGTGGCTCAGCTGCAATACTCGAGTCTTTGGGTTATGGCCAGTGTTTCAGTAAACAAGCTCTTAGGGACTACATATTGTACTGTtgtcaagaaaaagagcaGCCTGGCTTGAGAGATAAACCGAGGGCACACTCTGATTTCTACCACACAAACTATTGCCTTTTAGGCCTAGCAATGACGGAGAATTCCTACACTTGTGCTTCAAATGATCCTCCATACAAGATGAAGTGTGACTCAAACGACCAGATTTCGTCATCTGGACTCACTCATGTCAACCCAGTTTATGGTTTACCCATGAAAAACGTAAAGAACTTTATTGATCATTTTGATTCCGCTCTCCCCTCCTGA